The Sedimentisphaera salicampi genome includes a region encoding these proteins:
- a CDS encoding IS4 family transposase yields the protein MTPAKHQYTVLKQICQYIPAYLVSKLSRFYGIDKQSRTFSCWSHIVSMLHVQIAHSLSLNDVADTLRNHSGALIPIRRATPPSRNGLSHANRVRDPRMAETLFWEVLSHIQAQHPNFGRGHKYSGLPRRFKRAIYAVDSTTIQLVANCIDWAKHRRRKAAAKCHMQLNLQTFLPQFAIVKEASTHDSTEAYQLCQNLKSGEIAVFDKAYVDFKHLADLDRRELFWVTRAKDNMKYRFVKQNTEPKGDIQYDALIELEMPKSYEAYPKQLRLVKAYVEVNGEKKLMKFITNNTQWAPSSICGLYKCRWGIEVFFKQIKQTLQLSDFLGHSQEAILWQVWTAMLAYILIRYIGFLGKWKGTFSRLFTLLRGVLFSRLDVFSVMAACGTARGSPRMVASPQQAYLPGFNM from the coding sequence ATGACACCCGCTAAGCATCAATATACAGTTCTCAAGCAGATATGCCAATATATTCCTGCTTATCTTGTTTCAAAATTATCCCGGTTTTACGGTATTGACAAGCAATCACGAACATTTTCGTGCTGGTCTCACATTGTATCTATGCTTCATGTCCAGATTGCTCACAGCCTCTCGCTGAACGACGTTGCCGACACATTGCGTAATCATTCCGGAGCTTTGATTCCTATTCGCCGTGCAACCCCACCAAGCAGGAATGGGCTTTCTCATGCAAACAGGGTTCGAGATCCTCGTATGGCAGAGACTCTCTTCTGGGAGGTGCTGTCCCATATCCAAGCCCAGCATCCTAATTTTGGCAGAGGTCATAAATACTCCGGCCTTCCAAGGCGTTTTAAGAGAGCAATATATGCGGTTGATTCAACAACGATTCAGCTTGTAGCCAACTGTATTGACTGGGCTAAACATCGCAGACGCAAAGCCGCTGCAAAGTGCCACATGCAGCTTAATCTCCAGACATTCCTGCCTCAATTTGCTATTGTAAAAGAAGCCTCAACCCATGATTCGACAGAGGCTTATCAGCTCTGTCAGAACCTTAAAAGCGGCGAAATAGCGGTTTTTGACAAGGCTTACGTGGATTTTAAGCATCTGGCTGATCTTGACAGGCGAGAATTATTCTGGGTTACCAGAGCCAAAGACAATATGAAATATCGTTTTGTTAAACAGAATACAGAACCAAAAGGTGATATCCAATACGATGCATTAATTGAACTTGAAATGCCGAAAAGCTATGAGGCCTACCCGAAGCAGCTCCGTTTGGTTAAGGCTTATGTGGAAGTTAACGGCGAGAAAAAGCTTATGAAATTTATCACTAACAATACTCAGTGGGCGCCGAGCAGTATCTGCGGCCTATATAAATGCCGATGGGGCATAGAGGTGTTTTTCAAGCAAATAAAGCAGACTTTGCAGCTAAGCGATTTCCTAGGGCATAGCCAAGAAGCGATTCTATGGCAAGTATGGACGGCAATGCTTGCTTATATTTTAATACGGTATATAGGTTTCCTCGGCAAATGGAAAGGAACATTCAGTCGATTGTTTACTTTGCTGAGGGGTGTATTATTCAGCCGGCTGGATGTTTTTAGCGTTATGGCTGCCTGTGGGACAGCACGTGGTTCACCGCGTATGGTTGCAAGCCCTCAGCAGGCTTATTTGCCAGGTTTTAATATGTAG
- a CDS encoding TrkH family potassium uptake protein — MKNGSVKLTPQQWVHISVCLLVVASFILLFGFYEPLVSPAALHIIQILAFIYFFVSHAAGFIRAKNKLAYARRNWFQIPLLLALVLFFILASQRFFSDHPVEGILLVLNIYLIVQVVDSVCRFIVKVAATGRNPMRTFVLSFIAFIIIGAIFLKLPTFHKCEQFSFVDACFTTTSAVCVTGLIVKDTGSDFTILGQFVILTLMQLGGLGIIIFGAIFALLFGKAFSVQESVALQDLLSTETVGRIKRMIGFIFAFTIIAEALGAAGLWGMWELESARFEAGRRLFCSIFHSVSAFCNAGFSLFTDSFTSFKASPQIYAVVCPLIILGGLGFTVLYNISEMTACKIRNLFRSLFIPPTVFNKLPSGYTSLQTKIAVWATLALLAAGTAGYITFGYIFETCEISSLKDAFFMSVTTRTAGFNTIEVAQMSEAGKLFSIILMLIGGSPGSAAGGMKTVTLVVIILAVLAAVTKKKEVEAFRRSVRTAIIGRAITVAFFYITAYIIVVFGLMITERSNSFEAIDLMFEGASALATVGLSSGITSELSVSGKVLLIFTMLLGRLGPLTILSSLLLRFKTAKYNYPEEPLIIG, encoded by the coding sequence ATGAAGAACGGCAGTGTAAAGCTAACCCCCCAACAATGGGTCCATATTAGTGTGTGCCTGTTGGTGGTTGCAAGTTTTATCTTGCTTTTCGGCTTTTATGAGCCGCTGGTAAGTCCTGCAGCTCTGCACATTATTCAAATACTCGCATTTATATATTTCTTTGTGAGCCACGCAGCCGGCTTTATACGTGCAAAAAACAAGCTTGCATACGCCCGGAGAAACTGGTTTCAGATTCCGCTGCTTTTGGCTCTGGTACTGTTTTTTATCCTCGCTTCTCAGAGATTTTTCAGCGATCATCCCGTGGAAGGCATTCTTCTTGTCCTGAATATCTACCTTATAGTTCAGGTTGTAGATTCTGTTTGCAGGTTTATTGTTAAGGTTGCGGCTACTGGGCGAAACCCGATGCGAACTTTTGTTCTGAGCTTTATAGCTTTCATAATTATCGGGGCGATTTTTCTTAAGCTCCCCACTTTTCATAAATGTGAGCAGTTTAGCTTTGTAGATGCATGCTTTACAACAACCAGTGCAGTCTGCGTTACTGGACTGATAGTAAAAGATACCGGCAGCGATTTTACGATTCTGGGTCAGTTTGTGATCTTAACGCTTATGCAGCTCGGCGGATTGGGAATAATTATATTCGGTGCAATATTTGCTCTGCTTTTCGGCAAAGCGTTTTCGGTGCAGGAATCAGTAGCATTGCAGGATCTACTGAGTACTGAAACAGTTGGCCGGATTAAGAGGATGATAGGCTTTATCTTCGCTTTCACCATTATAGCTGAGGCTCTTGGAGCTGCGGGCCTATGGGGTATGTGGGAGCTTGAAAGCGCAAGATTTGAGGCCGGCAGAAGGCTTTTCTGCAGTATATTCCATTCAGTCAGTGCATTCTGCAACGCAGGCTTTTCGCTCTTTACTGACAGCTTCACCTCTTTCAAGGCCTCACCGCAGATTTATGCGGTAGTGTGCCCGCTGATTATCCTCGGGGGGCTCGGTTTTACCGTTCTATACAATATCAGCGAAATGACAGCCTGCAAAATCCGCAATTTATTCCGCTCTTTATTCATCCCGCCTACAGTTTTCAATAAATTGCCTTCCGGATATACCAGCCTGCAGACAAAAATTGCAGTTTGGGCAACTCTCGCTCTTCTTGCAGCCGGCACAGCAGGATACATCACTTTTGGTTATATCTTTGAAACCTGCGAAATCTCCAGCCTCAAGGATGCTTTTTTTATGAGCGTTACAACGCGAACTGCCGGCTTTAATACCATTGAGGTAGCCCAGATGAGCGAGGCAGGCAAGCTTTTTTCGATTATACTTATGCTCATAGGAGGTTCGCCGGGTTCAGCAGCAGGCGGTATGAAAACAGTTACTCTTGTGGTTATAATACTCGCAGTTTTGGCCGCTGTTACCAAGAAAAAAGAGGTGGAGGCTTTCCGACGCAGCGTTAGAACAGCAATAATTGGCAGGGCGATTACAGTGGCTTTTTTCTATATTACCGCATACATAATCGTTGTATTCGGGCTTATGATAACCGAAAGAAGCAATTCTTTTGAGGCCATTGATTTGATGTTCGAAGGGGCAAGCGCACTTGCTACTGTAGGGCTTTCTTCAGGCATTACATCTGAGCTTTCTGTCTCAGGCAAGGTGCTGCTGATATTCACTATGCTCTTAGGCAGGTTAGGCCCTCTTACGATCCTTTCCTCTTTGCTGCTCAGATTTAAGACAGCTAAATACAATTATCCGGAAGAGCCTCTGATTATAGGCTGA
- the serA gene encoding phosphoglycerate dehydrogenase, protein MYKILIADKLAQQGIDLINATEGFEAVVKTGISEEELSSIIGDYDGLIVRSATQVTEKVLENTGNLKGVARAGVGVDNINIPEATRKGVLVMNTPGGNTLSAAEHTMALMLALSRNVVPACNKMKSGGWDRKLYVGNQLNNKVLGVIGLGRIGMAVIRMASGFNMKIMGYDPFSIPTQAENFGVQITDSLEEIYKNADYLTMHIPRNKNTENLISKEQLEMMKPTARIVNCARGGIINEDDLYDALENNVIAGAALDVYNEEPPENRRFEKLENSLVTPHLGASTEEAQIGVAVEAAEVLMDSIKGGPIKNAINAPAVSESAPKIIKSYSELAQKVGRLMNVLKAGRIKKVVLEYRGTIANEDVTPLKTSFSIGLLQQNFDVQVNIVNAGFLARERGISIDEVKNEDCTNFSSCFTAKVSTEIGDYSVTGTLFDDNIMKIVSINGYETEFTPSGLIMLALYKDRPGVIGSIGTACGKYQINIGTMSVGRKGGKAMMALSLDQNLGKEAQKALDEVESVEKYTVCDFE, encoded by the coding sequence ATGTATAAGATACTTATTGCAGACAAGTTAGCCCAGCAGGGAATCGATTTGATCAATGCCACTGAAGGCTTTGAAGCCGTTGTGAAAACGGGCATCAGTGAGGAAGAACTCTCCTCTATAATCGGTGATTATGATGGGCTTATAGTAAGAAGCGCTACGCAGGTAACCGAAAAGGTTCTGGAAAACACTGGCAATCTAAAGGGCGTTGCCAGAGCAGGCGTAGGGGTTGATAATATAAATATCCCCGAGGCAACCCGCAAGGGCGTTCTGGTGATGAATACCCCAGGCGGAAACACGCTAAGCGCTGCAGAGCATACCATGGCTCTTATGCTGGCTTTGAGCAGGAATGTTGTGCCGGCGTGCAACAAGATGAAATCCGGCGGCTGGGACAGAAAACTCTACGTTGGAAATCAGCTCAACAACAAGGTGCTCGGTGTTATAGGGCTTGGAAGAATCGGGATGGCAGTTATCAGAATGGCTTCCGGATTTAATATGAAAATAATGGGTTACGACCCATTCTCAATCCCCACTCAGGCAGAAAATTTCGGTGTTCAGATTACAGATTCTCTCGAAGAGATCTACAAAAACGCCGATTATCTTACAATGCACATCCCGAGGAACAAAAATACAGAAAACCTCATCTCCAAAGAGCAGCTTGAGATGATGAAGCCAACTGCGAGGATTGTAAACTGTGCAAGGGGCGGGATAATAAATGAAGATGACCTTTACGATGCCCTTGAGAATAACGTTATTGCGGGCGCAGCTCTGGATGTTTACAATGAAGAGCCCCCTGAGAACAGAAGGTTTGAGAAACTCGAGAACAGCCTTGTAACACCGCACCTCGGCGCCAGCACAGAGGAAGCTCAGATTGGAGTGGCAGTAGAGGCGGCGGAAGTGCTGATGGATTCGATTAAAGGCGGCCCGATTAAGAACGCTATTAATGCACCTGCCGTAAGTGAATCGGCTCCGAAGATTATCAAATCTTACAGCGAACTTGCTCAAAAGGTAGGAAGGCTTATGAACGTTCTCAAGGCAGGCAGGATTAAGAAGGTTGTGCTTGAGTACCGCGGGACTATAGCAAATGAGGATGTTACTCCGCTGAAAACTTCATTCTCTATCGGACTGCTCCAGCAGAATTTCGATGTGCAGGTTAATATCGTAAATGCAGGCTTCCTTGCAAGAGAAAGAGGAATCTCTATTGATGAAGTGAAAAACGAAGACTGCACAAACTTCTCCTCCTGCTTCACAGCGAAAGTGTCAACAGAAATAGGCGATTATTCTGTAACAGGCACGTTGTTTGACGACAACATAATGAAGATTGTTAGTATAAACGGTTATGAAACTGAATTTACTCCGAGCGGCCTGATTATGCTGGCACTTTATAAAGACAGGCCAGGGGTCATCGGTTCTATCGGAACAGCCTGCGGGAAATACCAGATCAACATCGGTACTATGAGCGTAGGCCGTAAAGGCGGCAAGGCAATGATGGCTCTGAGCCTTGACCAGAATTTGGGCAAGGAAGCGCAGAAAGCTCTTGATGAAGTAGAATCCGTTGAAAAATACACAGTTTGTGATTTTGAGTAA
- a CDS encoding DUF2752 domain-containing protein, translating to MNHKPAEIQNSGTFAVWRWIVFICVPFGWFLIWLMGSEIISGESVFGICGFRQKHDLPCPFCGMTTSAKLFLEGNFLDSLKAQPAGFILCIFSIAVWVESAILLIPAVRRKRSFFIKWKLRVLLLAALVIILLSWGWKIFYETIIYE from the coding sequence TTGAATCACAAACCCGCTGAAATTCAAAATTCAGGGACATTTGCCGTTTGGAGATGGATAGTTTTTATCTGCGTGCCCTTTGGCTGGTTTTTAATATGGCTTATGGGCAGCGAAATCATCAGCGGCGAATCTGTATTCGGGATCTGCGGATTCAGGCAGAAGCACGATTTACCCTGCCCATTTTGCGGGATGACAACTTCAGCAAAATTATTCCTTGAAGGGAATTTTTTGGACTCTCTCAAAGCTCAGCCGGCAGGTTTTATATTATGCATATTCAGTATTGCTGTTTGGGTTGAATCTGCAATACTGCTTATCCCTGCGGTACGGAGAAAAAGAAGCTTTTTTATAAAGTGGAAATTACGGGTTTTATTATTAGCTGCTTTGGTTATAATCTTACTTTCCTGGGGCTGGAAGATTTTCTATGAAACGATTATTTATGAATAA